One region of Nothobranchius furzeri strain GRZ-AD chromosome 16, NfurGRZ-RIMD1, whole genome shotgun sequence genomic DNA includes:
- the agxta gene encoding alanine--glyoxylate and serine--pyruvate aminotransferase a — protein sequence MSSLTIPPPPCLQKRLLVPHRYMFGPGPSNVPTRILEAGAKPVIGHMHPEIFEIMNDIKSGIRYVFQTQNKVSLAVSGTGHTAMECAIFNTVEPGDSVLVAVNGIWGERAADMAERIGARVNTIVAPPGGYLTNADIEKALSKHSPVLFFLAHGESSTGVLHPLEGIGDLCHKYNCLFLVDSVASIGGAPVYMDQQGIDILYTGSQKVLNAPPGTAPISFSERACRKVFNRTTKPVSFFLDLSWLANYWGCDDKPSRKYHHTGPVTAFYSLRESLAVLAEEGLENSWKRHQRVMLYFHAGLESMGLKLFVKDKDTRLPTVTTIVAPHGYDWKEITGYIMKTHNLEISGGLGPSVGLVLRVGLMGCNSSEANVDMVLAALRDALKHCHKSKV from the exons ATGTCCTCTCTCACCATACCACCGCCGCCATGCCTCCAGAAGCGTCTGCTTGTACCGCACCGCTACATGTTTGGACCTGGACCTTCCAATGTTCCAACACGCATTTTGGAGGCTGGAGCCAAACCTGTGATTGGACACATGCATCCAGAGATATTTGAG ATCATGAATGACATCAAAAGTGGAATTCGATACGTGTTCCAGACCCAGAACAAGGTGTCGTTAGCTGTCAGTGGTACCGGCCACACTGCGATGGAGTGTGCCATCTTCAACACGGTGGAGCCCGGCGACAGCGTGCTGGTGGCGGTGAATGGGATCTGGGGAGAGCGAGCAGCAGACATGGCAGAGAGGATTG GTGCCAGGGTGAATACCATAGTAGCGCCCCCTGGAGGCTACCTGACCAACGCAGACATCGAGAAG GCTCTATCAAAACACAGTCCGGTGTTGTTCTTCCTCGCTCACGGAGAATCTTCCACAGGAGTCCTTCATCCTTTAGAAGGCATTGGAGACCTGTGCCATAA GTATAACTGCCTGTTTCTGGTCGACTCTGTGGCTTCAATAGGAGGGGCCCCTGTCTACATGGACCAGCAAG GGATTGATATCTTGTATACAGGATCTCAGAAGGTGTTGAATGCCCCACCGGGTACAGCGCCCATTTCCTTCAGTGAAAGAGCATG CCGTAAAGTATTCAATCGAACCACAAAGCCGGTGTCGTTCTTTTTGGATTTGAGTTGGCTTGCGAACTATTGGGGCTGCGATGACAAGCCATCGAGAAA GTATCACCACACAGGTCCGGTCACGGCTTTCTACTCCCTGAGGGAGAGTCTGGCTGTCCTCGCTGAAGAG ggtctggagaattcatgGAAAAGACACCAAAGGGTGATGCTGTACTTCCATGCTGGCTTGGAGAGCATGGGTCTCAAACTTTTTGTTAAAGACAAA GACACAAGACTGCCTACAGTTACCACCATTGTTGCTCCTCATGGATACGACTGGAAAGAAATCACAGGCTACATCATGAAAACACACAACTTGGAGATTTCTGGAGGGCTGGGACCATCGGTTGGTTTG GTGCTGCGAGTGGGGCTGATGGGATGCAACAGCAGTGAGGCTAATGTTGACATGGTGCTAGCGGCGCTGAGAGATGCCCTGAAACACTGTCATAAGAGCAAAGTGTGA
- the dtymk gene encoding thymidylate kinase — protein MASKRGALIVLEGVDRAGKTTQCKKLVQALQASGRPAEMMRFPDRTTTIGQLISAYLEKKSDLEDHTVHLLFSANRWELVPLMKQQLDRGITLVVDRYAFSGVAFTSAKPGFCMDWCMKPDVGLPKPDLVMFLQLNPAEAALRGQFGSERYETSAFQKSVQQKFKQLMKDPSVNWKVIDASKNVDDVHDDIKHHSLNAISAAENTPLGELWKGG, from the exons ATGGCATCAAAAAGAGGCGCGCTGATCGTGCTGGAGGGAGTGGACCGAGCCGGGAAAACGACCCAGTGTAAGAAGCTGGTCCAGGCTCTCCAGGCTAGCGGTCGGCCTGCGGAGATGATGAGGTTCCCCG ACAGGACCACCACGATCGGTCAGCTGATCAGCGCTTACCTGGAGAAGAAGAGCGACCTGGAGGACCACACGGTGCATTTGCTTTTCTCCGCAAACCGCTGGGAACTAGT GCCTTTGATGAAGCAGCAGCTGGATCGGGGCATCACTCTGGTCGTGGACAGGTACGCCTTCTCTGGTGTCGCGTTTACCAGCGCAAAGCCT GGCTTCTGCATGGACTGGTGCATGAAACCTGACGTGGGACTGCCAAAGCCGGACCTGGTCATGTTCCTGCAGCTGAACCCGGCCGAGGCTGCTCTGAGAGGCCAGTTTGGAAGCGAGCGATACGAAACGAGCGCGTTCCAGAAGTCGGTCCAGCAGAAGTTCAAACAGCTCATGAAAGATCCTTCAGTAAACTGGAAG GTAATCGATGCATCCAAGAATGTTGACGATGTTCACGACGACATCAAACACCACAGCCTGAATGCCATCAGCGCAGCGGAGAACACGCCACTCGGAGAGCTTTGGAAGGGAGGCTGA